One genomic region from Dethiosulfovibrio salsuginis encodes:
- a CDS encoding efflux RND transporter permease subunit, with product MIRFFLRHPTSANLMMAIFMILGMMALPELRRETFVDFLPKRVSVTVAYPGATADEVDESVVQLVEDAISSVRYVREVRSESRDGLGIVTAEMEPDWDSSVFLNDIKTEVEAIDDLPEDAEKPVVRLLGQTKPVVSLAVTGPMEPSVLRAYSRRIRDEIRALPGVSQAQLSGFSDRQYQVMVSLPLLRQHGLTVGDVVRSVGSQNVDLPVGFIESSARKISLRVAERRRSKEALDSMVISEGPDGGRILLGDVADVLDDFEVEEDKILFDGERAAFIVVSKTDTEDSLRVLDEIKGYLKGKTPQLPPGVSISLTDDYTTIVRDRLDMLLKNGFQGFLLVFTTLFLFFNGRYSLWVAMGLPVSFLGALFLFPILGQTLNMVSMVALLMGLGLVMDDAIVISENIAKHLAMGKRPLDAAADGLKEVWTGVLSSFLTTAAVFVPLLTIQGQMGRVFQPIPVVLLSVLAVSLVEAFFILPHHLAHSKDRVGFTDKYREKVNLGMVYVRDRWVMRVVDRAVDNRYWTLGLTVFLLLGSLALVIGGVVKVQAFADMDGDVLEARITMPQGTSLSQTEMAVDFIVEASKSMDLSDMVTHRAVEYGIHRGLDERGSHVATVKVNLIPADKRGFTVDQLVDSWSSAVGQIPGVLSLTFAEPTLGPQGRAIEIRLKGADLGRLKDASIDLRRWLEGIRGVRDLDDDMKPGRPEIVLKPLPGVLAMGLPSGEIARQVRRAFYGEVVDSFQVGAEGFEVNVKLSDKDVEDVRSLMDLPVALPGGADAPLGSLVSLEYERPWSRIHRLNGVKTVTVVGDVNTALGNTADILTYMRQIYLPEFERKYPDLSMTLDGEAGEMGETQASMKRALLLGVLGIFVLLCFQFRSYIEPLVVLLAIPFAFIGVISGALIMNIPLSMPGIMGFVSLAGVVVNNSILLVEFIRMGMEQGLSVVQAAKGASGDRFRAIFLTTMTTVAGMVPLMFERNLQAQVLIPLAVSVVFGLIGATLLVLVVLPSLYAIMDDRGWVRPIEK from the coding sequence ATGATCCGCTTCTTCCTTCGACATCCCACGTCGGCAAACCTGATGATGGCGATTTTCATGATATTGGGGATGATGGCTTTGCCGGAGCTAAGGAGGGAGACATTCGTTGACTTCCTGCCAAAACGGGTCTCCGTCACTGTGGCCTACCCTGGTGCGACCGCCGACGAGGTGGATGAGTCGGTCGTCCAGCTCGTCGAGGACGCCATATCGTCGGTTAGGTACGTCCGGGAGGTGAGGTCCGAGTCCAGGGACGGTCTGGGGATCGTCACGGCGGAGATGGAGCCCGACTGGGACAGCTCGGTATTTTTAAACGACATCAAGACCGAGGTCGAGGCCATCGACGACCTGCCCGAGGACGCCGAAAAGCCCGTCGTCAGGCTTTTAGGGCAGACCAAGCCGGTGGTCTCCCTGGCTGTGACCGGTCCGATGGAGCCGTCGGTGCTGAGGGCCTATAGCAGGAGGATAAGGGACGAAATAAGGGCTCTGCCCGGGGTGTCTCAGGCCCAGCTTTCGGGCTTCTCCGATCGACAGTACCAGGTTATGGTGTCCCTTCCCCTGCTAAGGCAGCACGGCCTGACCGTGGGAGACGTGGTCAGATCGGTGGGATCTCAGAACGTGGACCTTCCGGTGGGCTTTATAGAGTCCTCCGCCAGAAAGATCTCCCTCAGGGTCGCAGAGAGGCGCAGGAGCAAAGAGGCCCTTGATTCCATGGTGATATCCGAGGGACCGGACGGGGGACGGATCCTCCTGGGGGACGTTGCTGATGTCCTGGACGATTTCGAGGTGGAGGAGGATAAAATACTCTTCGACGGCGAAAGGGCCGCCTTTATAGTCGTCAGCAAGACCGACACCGAGGATTCTCTGAGGGTGTTGGATGAGATCAAGGGATACCTGAAGGGCAAGACTCCCCAACTGCCCCCTGGGGTCTCTATCAGCCTGACCGATGACTACACGACCATCGTCAGGGACAGATTGGATATGCTACTAAAAAACGGTTTCCAGGGCTTCCTCCTGGTTTTTACAACGCTGTTTTTGTTTTTCAACGGCAGGTACTCCCTGTGGGTCGCCATGGGGTTGCCTGTGTCTTTTCTTGGCGCTCTGTTCCTTTTTCCGATACTTGGTCAGACCCTCAACATGGTGTCCATGGTGGCCCTTCTTATGGGGCTTGGGTTGGTGATGGACGACGCCATAGTGATCTCGGAGAATATCGCCAAGCACCTCGCCATGGGCAAGAGGCCTCTAGATGCAGCCGCCGACGGCCTCAAAGAGGTTTGGACCGGGGTCCTTTCGTCCTTTTTGACCACAGCTGCGGTTTTCGTGCCTCTTTTGACAATACAGGGGCAGATGGGCAGGGTGTTTCAGCCCATACCGGTGGTGCTTCTCTCCGTCCTGGCGGTCAGCCTGGTGGAGGCTTTTTTCATACTGCCCCATCACCTGGCCCACTCAAAGGATAGAGTTGGGTTTACGGATAAATACAGAGAGAAGGTTAACCTCGGCATGGTCTACGTCAGGGATCGGTGGGTCATGAGGGTCGTAGACAGGGCGGTGGACAACCGCTACTGGACCCTGGGCCTGACGGTGTTCCTCCTGCTGGGCTCTCTCGCCCTGGTCATAGGGGGAGTAGTTAAGGTCCAGGCCTTCGCCGACATGGACGGAGACGTCCTCGAGGCCAGAATAACGATGCCCCAGGGAACCTCCCTGTCCCAGACCGAGATGGCTGTTGATTTTATCGTAGAGGCGTCCAAGTCCATGGACCTATCGGACATGGTTACCCATAGGGCGGTGGAATACGGGATACACCGGGGCCTGGACGAGAGGGGGTCCCACGTTGCAACCGTCAAGGTCAACCTGATACCTGCGGATAAGCGTGGCTTCACCGTGGATCAGCTGGTGGACTCCTGGAGCTCCGCTGTGGGTCAGATACCGGGGGTCCTGTCCCTGACCTTCGCCGAGCCGACTTTAGGGCCTCAGGGAAGGGCCATAGAGATCCGCCTTAAGGGGGCCGACCTCGGAAGGCTCAAAGATGCCTCTATCGACCTCCGTCGCTGGCTTGAGGGGATTCGTGGCGTGAGAGACCTGGACGACGACATGAAGCCCGGAAGGCCTGAGATAGTGCTAAAACCCCTTCCTGGAGTCTTGGCCATGGGTCTTCCCTCCGGCGAGATCGCTAGGCAGGTCAGAAGGGCCTTTTACGGCGAGGTGGTGGACTCGTTCCAGGTGGGGGCGGAGGGGTTCGAGGTCAACGTCAAGCTCAGCGATAAGGACGTGGAGGACGTTCGCAGCCTGATGGATCTCCCTGTGGCCCTCCCCGGTGGGGCTGATGCCCCTCTCGGCAGCCTGGTATCGCTGGAATACGAGAGGCCATGGAGCAGAATACACAGGCTGAACGGGGTCAAGACCGTGACGGTCGTGGGTGACGTGAACACAGCACTGGGCAACACCGCCGACATACTCACCTATATGAGACAGATCTATCTGCCCGAGTTTGAGCGAAAATATCCAGACCTGTCCATGACCCTGGACGGAGAGGCAGGAGAGATGGGGGAGACCCAGGCGTCCATGAAGAGGGCCCTTCTGCTGGGAGTGCTCGGCATATTCGTCCTGCTGTGTTTCCAGTTCAGAAGCTACATAGAGCCTCTGGTGGTGCTTCTTGCCATCCCCTTCGCCTTTATAGGCGTGATCTCAGGGGCGCTGATAATGAACATACCTCTGAGCATGCCCGGGATAATGGGGTTCGTCTCCCTCGCCGGTGTGGTGGTGAACAACTCGATACTGCTGGTGGAGTTCATAAGGATGGGGATGGAGCAGGGGCTTTCGGTCGTCCAGGCGGCTAAGGGGGCCAGCGGTGACAGGTTCAGGGCCATATTCCTGACGACTATGACCACCGTGGCGGGAATGGTCCCTCTGATGTTCGAACGAAACCTTCAGGCCCAGGTGCTGATCCCTCTGGCTGTGAGCGTCGTCTTCGGCCTCATAGGAGCAACCCTTTTGGTGCTGGTGGTCCTTCCGTCCCTCTACGCCATAATGGACGACAGAGGGTGGGTCAGGCCAATAGAGAAATAA
- a CDS encoding methyl-accepting chemotaxis protein, with protein MKTLKGRLIAVFVMVGLLGLGTLGLIAINRSGIALTVAAEKEGIALTDAISKMVDSYVKAEMRAVALMSSAPEIRSLDWDRQKAYLESLNVSTTGIQELWIVEPNGNARYMDGTVLDLGNRAYIKQAFSSGKPVLSDPIRSQKTGEMVVVVATPVFTDGASKPGALLCGRIPLNDLRSAMADFEWGETGYVFVLDKRGIVVIHPNDDFQGTLDTSKESKLIPKVLADIVKKAMSGARGVDRYPFEGKDKLAAFCPAPMTGWLVFTSAYQDEFVVPVVKMRNTILMITAGLIILIAVISFFIAKSIARPVEKAVSAMKQIATGDLNVSIDDRSSMKEMVELRNAIDSMTEQVSSAMTTISDSAKTVLDRSQDVNAAIEEANATAEQVLAMTVRGNEMAQDTASTVEQTSLNLAEVAEGSQSGALNAVHVGESAEISSQEAENGSKALEAMVDVIKEVSRSEHQVGEAIKSLDSSVDSIGQFVTAITTIADQTNLLALNAAIEAARAGEHGRGFAVVAEEVRKLAEESNRAAQNVGTLIEEIINRTKAAAKDQERSSSLIEDLVNRTDQTKEAFGLVVEKMSSITENVQSIAAAAEEQSASTEEMASGVDNISTNTKQIADALKSITNGMTEAGAAFDLMARSAEDLVALSNDMEKAVEYFKLKKKGSIVPQVRS; from the coding sequence ATGAAGACTCTTAAAGGAAGGCTCATAGCGGTATTCGTGATGGTAGGTCTTTTAGGGCTTGGAACGTTGGGCCTGATAGCTATAAACCGCTCAGGCATCGCACTGACTGTGGCAGCGGAGAAAGAGGGCATCGCCCTGACCGATGCGATCAGCAAGATGGTGGACAGCTACGTAAAAGCGGAGATGAGGGCGGTTGCCCTGATGTCGTCGGCCCCGGAGATTCGCTCTCTCGACTGGGATAGGCAAAAGGCCTACCTAGAGAGCCTGAACGTCTCGACCACAGGGATACAGGAACTGTGGATCGTAGAGCCCAACGGTAACGCCCGTTATATGGACGGCACCGTACTGGACCTTGGAAATCGGGCCTATATAAAACAGGCGTTCTCCTCAGGTAAGCCGGTCCTCAGCGATCCTATAAGATCCCAAAAGACAGGGGAGATGGTGGTGGTTGTGGCCACCCCTGTCTTTACCGACGGAGCGTCAAAGCCAGGGGCACTCCTCTGCGGACGAATCCCCCTCAACGACCTGAGATCCGCCATGGCCGACTTTGAGTGGGGGGAGACAGGTTACGTTTTCGTTTTGGACAAAAGGGGAATCGTCGTCATTCACCCTAACGACGACTTCCAGGGAACTCTGGACACCTCCAAGGAAAGCAAGCTCATACCCAAGGTCCTGGCGGATATAGTCAAAAAGGCCATGTCGGGAGCCAGGGGCGTTGACCGCTACCCCTTCGAGGGAAAGGACAAGCTGGCGGCCTTCTGCCCCGCTCCTATGACGGGCTGGCTGGTGTTTACGTCGGCCTATCAGGACGAGTTTGTCGTCCCAGTCGTCAAAATGAGAAACACAATCCTCATGATCACAGCGGGGCTCATAATCCTGATCGCGGTGATATCCTTCTTCATAGCGAAAAGCATCGCCAGGCCCGTGGAGAAGGCTGTTTCCGCCATGAAACAGATAGCCACAGGAGACCTCAACGTCTCCATAGACGACCGATCCTCCATGAAGGAAATGGTGGAGCTTAGGAACGCCATAGATTCCATGACCGAACAGGTCTCATCGGCGATGACGACCATAAGCGACAGCGCAAAGACGGTGCTCGACAGGTCCCAAGACGTCAACGCCGCCATAGAGGAGGCCAACGCCACTGCGGAACAGGTGCTGGCGATGACGGTTAGGGGAAACGAGATGGCCCAGGACACGGCGTCCACGGTGGAACAGACAAGCCTAAACCTGGCGGAGGTAGCCGAGGGTTCCCAGTCAGGGGCGTTGAACGCCGTCCACGTCGGAGAGTCGGCGGAGATATCCTCCCAGGAGGCGGAAAACGGTAGCAAGGCCCTTGAGGCCATGGTGGATGTCATAAAGGAGGTCTCCCGTTCAGAGCATCAGGTGGGAGAGGCCATAAAGAGCCTGGACTCGTCGGTGGACTCTATAGGCCAGTTCGTCACAGCCATAACCACCATAGCGGATCAGACCAACCTCTTAGCCCTCAACGCGGCCATTGAAGCGGCCAGGGCAGGGGAACACGGCAGAGGCTTCGCCGTCGTGGCTGAGGAAGTGAGAAAGCTGGCGGAGGAGAGCAACAGGGCCGCCCAAAACGTGGGAACCCTCATAGAGGAGATCATAAACAGGACCAAGGCCGCCGCAAAGGACCAGGAAAGGTCCTCCAGCCTTATAGAGGACCTCGTAAATCGCACCGACCAGACAAAAGAGGCGTTCGGCCTGGTGGTGGAGAAGATGAGCTCCATAACCGAAAACGTCCAGTCCATAGCCGCAGCTGCGGAGGAACAGTCCGCCAGCACCGAGGAGATGGCGTCAGGGGTGGATAACATATCGACAAACACCAAGCAGATAGCCGACGCACTCAAATCGATCACCAACGGAATGACCGAGGCGGGAGCTGCCTTCGACCTTATGGCCCGCTCGGCGGAGGACCTTGTGGCCCTCAGCAACGATATGGAGAAAGCGGTGGAGTACTTCAAGCTCAAGAAAAAGGGAAGTATTGTCCCTCAGGTGAGATCTTAG
- a CDS encoding AbrB family transcriptional regulator: MTIIWMAVGLGGFLGHAMRIPSGIMVGGMIAGLAVKIAFLPGMEGSRWLSVVSQLLVAGAIVFNSDVSSVKALPSMIPVALGYSVVMLGLGVTVALILSRFFGMDILTSLFAASPGGLSGLGLAATESEANAPLALMFHVSRITLVLITVPAIAKYLSR; this comes from the coding sequence ATGACGATAATATGGATGGCGGTCGGATTAGGCGGCTTTTTAGGACACGCGATGAGAATACCGTCGGGCATAATGGTCGGCGGCATGATAGCAGGTCTGGCGGTAAAAATCGCCTTTCTGCCGGGAATGGAGGGAAGCCGCTGGCTCAGCGTGGTATCCCAGCTTTTAGTTGCCGGAGCCATCGTCTTTAACTCCGACGTGAGCTCGGTAAAGGCTCTTCCCTCTATGATCCCCGTAGCATTAGGCTACTCGGTGGTCATGCTCGGGCTGGGAGTCACGGTAGCACTGATATTATCCCGTTTTTTCGGTATGGACATACTTACCTCCCTCTTTGCTGCATCCCCTGGAGGACTGTCAGGGCTGGGGCTAGCGGCCACCGAGAGCGAGGCCAACGCCCCTTTAGCCCTCATGTTTCACGTCTCAAGGATAACCTTGGTTCTCATAACCGTTCCAGCTATCGCAAAATACCTCAGCCGCTAG
- a CDS encoding M20/M25/M40 family metallo-hydrolase, which produces MIDNQRLIKNFIELAQIMAPSGKERPVAEALIPELKKLGLQVTVDETTEKTGSDHGNIIATLPPSEGMENWKAFMAHMDTVPLPHPTRPIVKGDSVFSDGTTVLGADDRAGIAIIMEALRTVVEKDLPHPGLEIIFTVSEENGIWGSKALDTSSLKSSMAFVLDSSTAPGAIIATAPFATALTWNVIGVAAHAGVAPEKGVNAIQAASRGISSMKIGRIDEETTANVGAIRGGHATNVVCDRVEIKAEARSLNEGKLKDQLNHMRSTMKKAVADYGASLEEKIDDKYPGFSLSKESPVVLEASRALGEIGLTPKVTSTGGGSDANVLNYKGLPAVNLGIGYQRAHSTEEHISIESIETMARATLNMMTKD; this is translated from the coding sequence ATGATAGACAATCAGAGATTGATCAAGAACTTTATCGAACTAGCTCAGATAATGGCTCCATCGGGAAAGGAGCGTCCTGTAGCGGAGGCTCTAATCCCGGAGCTCAAAAAACTCGGCCTCCAGGTCACCGTCGACGAGACGACGGAAAAAACCGGAAGCGATCACGGCAACATAATAGCCACCCTTCCGCCTTCGGAGGGCATGGAAAACTGGAAGGCCTTTATGGCCCACATGGACACAGTTCCCCTTCCCCACCCCACTAGGCCGATAGTGAAAGGTGACTCGGTCTTCTCCGACGGCACCACCGTCCTCGGGGCGGACGACAGGGCGGGCATCGCCATAATTATGGAGGCCCTCAGGACGGTGGTCGAAAAGGACCTACCCCACCCTGGGCTTGAGATAATATTCACCGTGTCCGAGGAAAACGGCATATGGGGCTCTAAAGCCCTGGACACATCGAGCCTCAAATCGTCGATGGCCTTCGTCCTGGACAGCTCTACCGCCCCAGGAGCTATCATAGCGACCGCACCTTTTGCCACGGCGCTGACGTGGAACGTAATAGGCGTAGCCGCCCACGCCGGGGTGGCCCCGGAAAAAGGGGTCAACGCCATCCAAGCCGCCTCTCGAGGCATATCCTCGATGAAAATAGGCCGAATCGACGAGGAGACCACCGCCAACGTAGGGGCCATAAGAGGGGGACACGCCACAAACGTGGTATGCGATAGGGTGGAGATAAAGGCGGAGGCCAGGTCGCTGAACGAAGGCAAGCTCAAAGACCAGCTCAACCACATGAGGAGCACCATGAAAAAGGCGGTCGCCGATTACGGAGCCAGCCTGGAGGAGAAAATCGACGATAAGTACCCTGGATTCTCACTGAGCAAAGAATCTCCCGTCGTCCTAGAGGCCTCCAGAGCTCTCGGGGAAATAGGGCTTACCCCTAAGGTCACCTCCACAGGGGGGGGGAGCGACGCCAACGTCCTCAACTACAAAGGGCTACCTGCGGTAAACCTTGGGATAGGCTATCAAAGGGCTCACTCCACCGAGGAGCATATCTCCATAGAGAGCATAGAGACCATGGCCAGAGCCACGCTGAACATGATGACAAAAGACTAA